One Mugil cephalus isolate CIBA_MC_2020 chromosome 8, CIBA_Mcephalus_1.1, whole genome shotgun sequence genomic window carries:
- the polb gene encoding DNA polymerase beta has product MSKRKAPQESPNEGITDFLVELANYEKNVNRAIHKYNAYRKAASTISKYPQKIKNGEEAKKLDGVGAKIAEKIDEFLQTGKLRKLEKIRNDDTSTSINLLTRVTGIGPAAARKFFEDGVKTLDDLKKIEHKLNHHQQIGLKYFEEFEKRIPRAEMEQMETLILGELEKIDTEYIGTICGSYRRGAASSGDIDILLTHPDYTSETEKQPKLLHAVVEHLEAIGFVTDTLSKGDTKFMGVCQLQQSDEDEEEYLHRRIDIRLIPKDQYYCGVLYFTGSDIFNKNMRTHALEKGFTLNEYTIRPLGVTGVAGEPLLVDSERDIFEYIHYKYREPKDRSE; this is encoded by the exons AGCTGGCCAACTACGAGAAAAATGTCAACAGAGCCATACACAAGTACAATGCATACAG GAAAGCTGCATCTACCATTTCTAAATACCCTCAAAAGATCAAAAATGGAGAAGAGGCCAAGAAACTG GATGGTGTTGGAGCTAAAATAGCAGAAAAGATTGATGAGTTCCTGCAAACTGGCAAACTAAGGAAACTGGAAAAG ATTAGAAATGATGACACCAGCACTTCCATCAACCTCCTCACCAGAGTCACTGGAATTGG CCCTGCTGCTGCCAGGAAGTTTTTTGAGGATGGGGTGAAGACTTTAGACG atttgaaaAAGATTGAGCACAAGTTAAACCATCATCAACAGATTGGACTGAA GTACTTTGAAGAATTCGAGAAAAGAATTCCACGTGCCGAGATGGAACAAATGGAG aCTCTTATTCTTGGAGAGCTGGAAAAAATCGATACAGAATATATTGGAACAATTTGCGGGAGCTACAGGAGAG GGGCAGCCTCGAGTGGGGATATTGATATATTGTTGACCCACCCAGACTACACCTCCGAGACCGAAAAACAA CCCAAGCTTCTCCATGCTGTGGTCGAACATTTGGAGGCAATTGGCTTTGTGACTGACACTCTGTCCAAAGGGGACACTAAGTTCATG GGAGTCTgccagctgcagcagagtgatgaagacgaggaggaatACCTGCACAGGCGTATTGATATCAG GTTAATTCCCAAGGACCAGTACTACTGTGGAGTTCTGTATTTCACTGGAAGTGAcatctttaataaaaatatgagaaCTCATGCTCTGGAGAAGGGCTTCACTCTTAATGAGTACACCATACGGCCACTTGGGGTCACTG GTGTGGCAGGAGAGCCTCTGTTGGTGGATAGTGAGAGAGACATCTTTGAATACATCCATTACAAATACAGAGAGCCAAAGGACCGCAGCGAGTGA